One Nocardia sp. BMG111209 DNA segment encodes these proteins:
- a CDS encoding NAD(P)/FAD-dependent oxidoreductase: MTRHVDVLIIGAGLSGIGMACHLSREQADRSYLILERRTAVGGTWDLFRYPGIRSDSDMYTFGYGFRPWHGTKVLADGPHIRAYIQQTAAEYGVTEHIRFGRKVTAVRWSGARGLWTAEALDEQTGETETYTANFVVGCTGYYDYDQGYRPRFPGEENFRGTVVHPQHWPEDLDYRGKRVVVIGSGATAITLVPAMCRDAAHVTMLQRSPTYIAALPAEDPVAVGLKRAKAPVALAYRVGRARNIALQRASYQLSRSNPALSRRLLLAAVRAQVGPGIDMRHFSPSYDPWDQRLCIVPGGDLFKALRGGRASIVTDHIETFTETGIRLRSGEELDADIVISATGLTLQMLGGAELEVDGQVLATRDLVAYKGALLGTVPNAMIVLGYTNASWTLKADLAAEYFCRLLGHMREHGYTRFVAVPEPGDIAPESMMGGTLSSGYVQRGDAVAPRQGTRGPWQVINNYFRDRALLRKAPLEDGVLRFTRDRAAGPVADRPAAVSGS, from the coding sequence ATGACGCGGCATGTCGACGTACTGATCATCGGCGCGGGCCTGTCCGGTATCGGCATGGCCTGCCATCTGTCCCGCGAACAGGCCGACCGCAGTTATCTGATCCTGGAGCGCCGCACCGCCGTCGGCGGCACCTGGGATCTGTTCCGCTACCCGGGTATCCGGTCGGACTCCGACATGTACACCTTCGGCTACGGCTTCCGGCCCTGGCACGGCACCAAGGTGCTCGCCGACGGCCCGCACATCCGCGCGTACATTCAGCAGACCGCCGCGGAATACGGTGTGACGGAACACATCCGGTTCGGCCGCAAGGTCACCGCGGTGCGCTGGTCCGGTGCGCGCGGGCTGTGGACCGCCGAGGCGCTCGACGAACAGACCGGCGAGACCGAGACCTACACCGCGAACTTCGTGGTCGGCTGCACCGGCTACTACGACTACGACCAGGGCTACCGGCCGCGGTTCCCGGGCGAGGAGAATTTCCGGGGCACGGTCGTGCACCCGCAGCACTGGCCCGAGGATCTCGACTACCGCGGCAAGCGGGTCGTGGTGATCGGCAGCGGCGCCACCGCGATCACCCTGGTTCCGGCGATGTGCCGCGATGCCGCGCACGTCACCATGCTGCAGCGCTCGCCCACCTACATCGCGGCGCTGCCCGCCGAGGATCCGGTCGCGGTCGGCCTGAAACGTGCGAAAGCGCCTGTGGCACTGGCCTATCGGGTCGGGCGGGCCCGCAACATCGCATTGCAGCGGGCCAGTTATCAGCTGTCCCGGTCCAATCCGGCGCTGTCGCGGCGACTGCTGCTGGCCGCGGTGCGGGCACAGGTCGGGCCCGGCATCGACATGCGGCACTTCAGTCCGTCCTACGATCCGTGGGATCAGCGCCTGTGCATCGTGCCCGGCGGCGATCTGTTCAAGGCCCTGCGCGGCGGCCGCGCCTCGATCGTCACCGACCACATCGAGACGTTCACCGAGACCGGCATCCGGTTGCGCTCGGGCGAGGAACTCGACGCCGACATCGTGATCAGCGCGACCGGCCTCACCCTGCAGATGCTCGGCGGCGCGGAACTGGAGGTCGACGGGCAGGTCCTGGCCACCCGGGATCTGGTCGCCTACAAGGGCGCACTGCTCGGGACCGTGCCCAACGCGATGATCGTGCTCGGCTACACCAACGCGTCGTGGACGCTGAAGGCCGATCTGGCCGCCGAATACTTCTGCCGCCTGCTCGGTCATATGCGCGAGCACGGCTACACCCGTTTCGTCGCGGTGCCCGAACCCGGCGACATCGCACCGGAATCCATGATGGGCGGCACCCTGAGCTCGGGCTACGTCCAGCGCGGCGACGCGGTCGCCCCGCGGCAGGGCACCCGCGGGCCGTGGCAGGTGATCAACAACTATTTCCGGGACCGGGCACTGCTGCGCAAGGCCCCGCTCGAGGACGGTGTATTGCGCTTCACCCGCGACCGCGCCGCCGGACCGGTCGCGGACCGGCCGGCGGCGGTATCGGGCAGCTAG